AGCCCCTGGTTCCTCGATGATATGACCGCCATCATCGAGGCGGTTGGCAATCGCCTCGACGTGATTATGATCCCCAAGGTCGAAGGACCGTGGGACATTCACTTCGTTGACCAGTACCTCGCTCTCCTCGAAGCCAGGTACAGGGTGCAAAAGCCCATACTCATTCACGCTCTGCTCGAAACCGCCCAGGGCGTGATGAATGTCGAGGCGATTTGCGGCGCCAGCCCGCGCATGCACGGCTTGAGCCTCGGCCCCGCCGATCTGGCCGCCTCGCGCGGTATGAAGACCACCCGCGTCGGCGGCGGCCATCCTTTCTACGGCGTGCTCGCCGATCCCCAGGAGGGCAGCACCGAACGGGCCTTCTTCCAGCAAGACCTGTGGCACTACACCGTCGCGCGCATGGTTGACGCCTGCGTCTCTCACGGTCTGCGCGCCTTCTACGGGCCGTTTGGCGACCTGAAGGACGAAGCCGCCTGCGAGGCCCAGTTCCGCAACGCCTTCCTCATGGGCTGCACCGGGGCCTGGACCCTGGCGCCCAACCAGATCCCCATCGCCCGTCGCGTCTTCAGCCCCGACGTTAACGAGGTGCTCTTTGCCAAGCGCATCCTCGAAGCCATGCCCGACGGCAGCGGCGTGGCGATGATTGACGGTAAGATGCAGGACGATGCCACTTGGAAGCAGGCCAAAGTGATCGTTGATCTGGCCCGGATGGTGGCAAAGAAAGATCCTGAACTGGCCCAGCTCTATGGTCTCTAACCCCTGTAAGGAAGTCTGGTCTCCATTCCATGTGGAGCAACCCTCCAGGTTGCTCCACACATCAATGAAGATGCTATCTGCCGGTCAAAGGGATGGGACAACACGGCTTCCCCAAAGACACCTCAGTTTACAGGAGTAAACAATGGCTTCAAAAACCACCCGCGGAAACTTCTTTGAGGATTTCCGCCTGGGTCAGGAATTGATCCATGCCACGCCCCGCACGGTTACCGAGGGTGACGTGGCCCTGTACACCGCTCTGTACGGGTCGCGCTTCGCCCTGAACTCGTCGGCGCCCTTCGCCGCCAGCCTGGGGTTGCCTCAGGCCCCTCTGGATAGCATGCTCGTGTTCCACATTGTCTTCGGCAAAACTGTGCCGGACATCTCTCTCAACGCCATCGCCAACCTCGGCTATGCCGCCGGGCGCTTCGGCCAGCCGGTGTTTCCCGGCGATACCCTCAGCACCACCTCGACCGTCATCGGCCTGCGTCAGAACAAGGATGGCAAGAGCGGTGTGGTCTACGTGCGCTCCATTGGAACCAACCAGCGCGGCGAAATGGTGGTAGACTACATTCGCTGGGTCATGGTGCGGAAGGGCGATCCAGACGCGCCCGCCCCCGAAACGGTGGTGCCCGATCTGCCAGAGGCGGTTCCGGTGAGTGAACTGGTGGTCCCCTACCGCGTTGACCGCGGGAGCTACGATACCGCGCGCGCCGGCAGTCCCTTCCTGTGGGACGATTACGAGCCAGGCGAGCGGATTGACCATGTTGATGGCATGACCATCGAAGAGGCCGACCATATGCTGGCGACGCGCCTGTACCAGAACACCGCGCGTGTGCACTTTAACCAGCACGTGGAACGGGAGGGGCGCTTCGGGCGGCGGATCGTCTACGGCGGGCACATTATCAGCCTGGCGCGGGCGCTATCCTTCAACGGCCTGGCCAATGCCCTGAGCATCGCCGCGATCAACGGCGGGCGCCATACCAATCCCAGCTTTGCCGGCGACACCATCTATGCCTGGTCCACCATCCTCGACCGTATGGAACTTCCCGGTCGCGATGATATCGGGGCGCTGCGGGTACGCACGGTGGCGACCAAGGATCGGCAATGCGCCGATTTCCCCGATAAGTCGGACGATGGAAGCTACCCGCCATCAGTGGTGCTCGACTTCGACTACACCGTGCTGATGCCGCGGCGCTGAGAAAGCGTCTCGAGGCGCCCGGCAGCCGGTCTGGGGTGCGGGTGGGGAAAGCGGGTTTTCCATATTCCGGCCTACAGGATGGCCAGGAGGCGAAACCCTCAGGTAATACACCTATGTCTCCTCATCCCCTCCTCAGCAGAGGCTGGATCCTGAAGCACCTCTTTGCGCTGGCCATCTTTCTCAGCTTTATCAGCCTGGGCTTCTGGCAACTGGCCCGTCTGGAGGAGCGCCGCGCCCTCAACGCCGCCCGGCTGGCGGTGCTGGATGACAATCCAGTCGCCCTCACCGGGCGCGAACCTGATCTGGCGGCCCTGATCGGGCGCAAGGTGCGCGTGACGGGGACCTATCTCAACGAGGCCAGCGTCGTGTTGCGCGGCCAGCGCTCCGACAGCGGCGTGCAAGGCGCGCACCTGCTCACGCCCCTGCGCATCGCCGGGAGTGAGGCGGCAGTCATCGTTGACCGCGGCTGGATCCCCGCCCCGCGACCCGAAGCGGCGGATCTCGCCGCCTATGCCGTGACCCGCGAGGTGATGGTCGAGGGCCTGGCCCGCGCCCCTCAGGCCCGCCCCAACTCGCCCCTGGCTCCGCGTGACCTGCCGCTGCCCGGCCAGGAGCGGATCAACGCCTGGGTGCGCGTGGATGTCGCTCGCTTGCAACGTCAGGTGGCCGCGCCGTTGCTGCCGCTATACATCGAGCAGTTCCCCTCCGGGAACGGCGCCACCCTGCCCCGCCCGCGTGACCCGCGGCAACTCGACGAAGGCCCGCACCTGAGCTACGCTATCCAGTGGTTCGCCTTCACGGCTATCCTGGCGGTGGTCTACGCCGCGCTCCTGCGCCAGCAGGTACGGGAGGCCGGAAAGTGAACGCGAGTCTCGCGTCGGAAGACGGGGAACGGCTGCTCCTTCCCGGAAAGATCCTCGTGCATCGCCCCGGTGTGCAGGACAGCCGCGCAGGGTCTAACAACTCTCTTGCAGACGGTCCGGCGGAAGTCTGCTATACTGGGGCAGGGTATCGGACGCTGCGCTCCGCTAATACGTCGTTCCAGGAAAGGTTGTAATGATGATCGGTGAAGTGAAATCAAGCGGGACGCCGACCGCGAAGGCCGGTGTCATCGAGGTTCATGAGCGGAACTTCGATCAGGAAGTGCTCGCGCGCTCACAGAGCGTCCCGGTCGTGATTGACTTCTGGGCGCCCTGGTGCGGGCCCTGCCGCACGCTGGGGCCGCTGCTCGAACGGCTGGCCGCCGAGGCCCGCGGCGCCTGGATCCTGGCCAAGGTCAATGTTGATGAGAATCCGCGCCTGGCCCAGGCTTTTCGGGTGCAGAGCATCCCCGCGGTGATGGCGGTGCATCAAGGCAAGATTGTGGATCAGTTTGTGGGGGCCTTGCCTGAGTCGCAGGTGCGGGCCTGGCTCAAGCGCTTTGTTCCCGAACCCTCATCGTCGCTCCTCGAGGCTGCGAAGGCGCTCGAAGCCCGCGACCCCGAAGGGGCTATCGCCCGCTACCGGCTGCTCCTCGGTGAAGATCCGGAGAACGCCGAGGCGCTGTTCGCCCTGGGGCGCCTGTTGTTGCTGCGCGGCGACTCGGAGGGGGCGGCGACCCTCAAGCAGGTGCCCGCCAGTTCGCCACTCTTCGCCCGCGCCCAGGCTGCCCTGCCGCTGGTCGAACTGCTCGCGGCGCGCGATGCCTCCGCCGAAGGCGAGCTCGACCGGCGCTATCGCCAGGCGGCCCACGCGGTCGCCGGCGGCGACTACGCCCAGGCGATTGATGAGTTGCTCGCGATCGTCGCCCGTAATCGGACCTATCGCGACGATGGCGCGCGCAAGGCCCTGCTGGCATTGTTCGCCGCCCTCGGCGATGAGCATCCCCTGGTGCCCGGCGCCCGCCGTCGCCTGGCGAACACGCTGTTCTGAGCTAGGGCCGTGGCGCAACCTTCCGGGTTGCGCTACGGCGCAAAAATACGAAAGTTCAGATTCGGAAAAACTCCATCAAGTTCCTCTAATTGCTCCAACAGAAACAGATCGCCAGGGCTGGCCCGTTCCTGTTGCGCCATCGCGGCAAGCTGTTCAAAACGGTCGAGGTACACGCGCCAGCGTCCAGTCCATTCGTCCGTTGCTCCCGCGCTCAGCCGCCCCGCCCAGTCGCCTGTCTGGGCAAGCATGAGCTCGCGGGCGGCCTGGTTGAGGACCCGCTCGCGGTCACCCTCGGCGCCGGGGTAGGCCCCGGCGAGTTGCACCATGCGCTCCTCAGCGGCGTGGAGCGCCCGCCAGTACGCTTCAGCGGCGCCCCCCTGCCAGCCGGCATGCCCTCCCACTGACCACGAGCCTTCACGCAGGGCGACCTCGATGTCCGGACGATGCGCGCGCAGATAGGCCCCTGGCGTGGTGAGGGTCAGAGCGCCATGGGTGGCGCAGTGGGTCAGCACGGCCTGGAGCCAGGTGCCGCCCTCGACCCAGGTCGGGCCGATCTGGCCGGCATGGAGCAACACCAGGGCCAGATCGCGCGTCCCGCGACGGCGCGCCTCGATGACCAGGGCCGTGGTGAAGTGGTTGGCATGCTCCTGCGCGCGCCGCAAGGCGTGATAGGGATCGTAGGGTGCGCCGCTGCGGGAGAGAATGCCCCGCGCATCGGCGGGATCACGGTACACAGGATCGCCGGGATACCCCAGCTCCTCCGACCAGACATGCCGCGCCAGATCCTCATCGGGAAAGACGGCGGCTACGCGGCGTCCGGCCAGCCAGAAGGGTTGTGGCGCCAGCGTGGGCGGGAGCGAACTCGGGTCGGCCACCAGGTAGCGTAGCCCGGCGTCGGCGGCTATGCCCTCAACGCCGGGGCGCCAGCCGGCGCCAGGCAGCCAGAGGCCCTCGGGGCGTCCGAGGTGGCGGCTGATCTGGAGCACGCCCTGCTCGATCTGCGCCCGCACTGACTCCTCTCGCCCCAGGAGAGGAAGATAGGCGTGGGTCGCTGGCACGGCCAGCGGCTCGATCACCCGTGCCGTGGTCAGTTCGCGGATGGCCCGCGCCAGGTTACGCTGGAAGCGCTGCTCAAAGCTGCGCAGCCGCTGCCAGCCCCATTCCAGATAGAACCGCTCCAGATACGCGGCGTGATGGTCGCCATTGCGCTCAGCGACGGCCAGTTCCGCTTCGCGGCGGGCCAGCACATCGTGCATCCAGAGCACGAAGTGTTTCTGAACCACCGGGTCGGCCAGTTGATCCGCCAGGAGCGGCGAGCACGCCAGAGCGATCCGCGGACGCAGGCCGCTGCTGTGCAGATCGCCCAGCAATTCCAGCAGCGGCAGCAAACCCTGGGCCGCCAGCGTGTGCAGGGCCTCTTCGCCGAGGGGGCGCCGCCCCGCTCGGCGCACATATGGCACATGGGCCAGCACCAGAAAGGCGACGTGCATAGGTTGCAGTTACAGTAGCGCAACCTTCCAGGTTGCGTGCAGGGGGGAAACCGGCTTTCCCCCTACCCCTGCCCCGTCCGCGCCCTACGGCGAGGGGATCACCGGCGTCACCACCGTGGGCGAACCGAGGATCGGCGGCTCATCGGTTGGCGTAGGCGTCGGCGAGGCTGTTGCGGTGGCGGTAGGCGTGCTGGTTGCCACCGTGGGCGTTGGCGTAGGCTCGGGTGTACTGGTTGCAGTGGCCGTTGCTTCTTCCGGCGTAGTGGTTGGCGGCGGCGGCGCAGTGGGCGGGATGGTCGCTGGCAGCGGCGCGGTAGGCGGTGGCGGCGGCACGGTAACCGGTGGTGGCGGCAGGGTCGGTGAGCCGAGGGTCGGCGCCGGTGGGGCAACCGTACCGTCGGGGATGGTCGGCGTGGCGGGCGCCGCTGTTGGCGGCGCGGGGCTGGGCGGGGCCGGGCTGGGCGTTGGAATCTCCGGTGGCGGTTGAAGCGGGGGAACACTCGCCATGCCGCGCGCCACGATGAAGATGAACGCCGCCGTCACCATTACCAGCACCGCTCCAAGCAGCAGCAAGGGCAGTGCGCTTCCGTCGCCGGCCTGCCTGGGACGACCAGGCTCTCCGGGGCGCGACAGCCCGTCGGACGTCGGCGGGCGAGGGGCCGGCGGAGTGGCAGGGAAGCGTGTGGCAGG
Above is a genomic segment from Chloroflexaceae bacterium containing:
- a CDS encoding MaoC family dehydratase; amino-acid sequence: MASKTTRGNFFEDFRLGQELIHATPRTVTEGDVALYTALYGSRFALNSSAPFAASLGLPQAPLDSMLVFHIVFGKTVPDISLNAIANLGYAAGRFGQPVFPGDTLSTTSTVIGLRQNKDGKSGVVYVRSIGTNQRGEMVVDYIRWVMVRKGDPDAPAPETVVPDLPEAVPVSELVVPYRVDRGSYDTARAGSPFLWDDYEPGERIDHVDGMTIEEADHMLATRLYQNTARVHFNQHVEREGRFGRRIVYGGHIISLARALSFNGLANALSIAAINGGRHTNPSFAGDTIYAWSTILDRMELPGRDDIGALRVRTVATKDRQCADFPDKSDDGSYPPSVVLDFDYTVLMPRR
- the trxA gene encoding thioredoxin, producing MMIGEVKSSGTPTAKAGVIEVHERNFDQEVLARSQSVPVVIDFWAPWCGPCRTLGPLLERLAAEARGAWILAKVNVDENPRLAQAFRVQSIPAVMAVHQGKIVDQFVGALPESQVRAWLKRFVPEPSSSLLEAAKALEARDPEGAIARYRLLLGEDPENAEALFALGRLLLLRGDSEGAATLKQVPASSPLFARAQAALPLVELLAARDASAEGELDRRYRQAAHAVAGGDYAQAIDELLAIVARNRTYRDDGARKALLALFAALGDEHPLVPGARRRLANTLF
- a CDS encoding SURF1 family protein, coding for MSPHPLLSRGWILKHLFALAIFLSFISLGFWQLARLEERRALNAARLAVLDDNPVALTGREPDLAALIGRKVRVTGTYLNEASVVLRGQRSDSGVQGAHLLTPLRIAGSEAAVIVDRGWIPAPRPEAADLAAYAVTREVMVEGLARAPQARPNSPLAPRDLPLPGQERINAWVRVDVARLQRQVAAPLLPLYIEQFPSGNGATLPRPRDPRQLDEGPHLSYAIQWFAFTAILAVVYAALLRQQVREAGK
- a CDS encoding DUF1957 domain-containing protein, with product MHVAFLVLAHVPYVRRAGRRPLGEEALHTLAAQGLLPLLELLGDLHSSGLRPRIALACSPLLADQLADPVVQKHFVLWMHDVLARREAELAVAERNGDHHAAYLERFYLEWGWQRLRSFEQRFQRNLARAIRELTTARVIEPLAVPATHAYLPLLGREESVRAQIEQGVLQISRHLGRPEGLWLPGAGWRPGVEGIAADAGLRYLVADPSSLPPTLAPQPFWLAGRRVAAVFPDEDLARHVWSEELGYPGDPVYRDPADARGILSRSGAPYDPYHALRRAQEHANHFTTALVIEARRRGTRDLALVLLHAGQIGPTWVEGGTWLQAVLTHCATHGALTLTTPGAYLRAHRPDIEVALREGSWSVGGHAGWQGGAAEAYWRALHAAEERMVQLAGAYPGAEGDRERVLNQAARELMLAQTGDWAGRLSAGATDEWTGRWRVYLDRFEQLAAMAQQERASPGDLFLLEQLEELDGVFPNLNFRIFAP
- a CDS encoding CoA ester lyase, whose product is MKLPYNFYRPLAIGAPEPLREIPVRPERMIHFFPPHVEKIRARLPEIARQVDVLCGNLEDAIPIDAKEAARAGFIEAVQSNDFGDTALWVRVNALNSPWFLDDMTAIIEAVGNRLDVIMIPKVEGPWDIHFVDQYLALLEARYRVQKPILIHALLETAQGVMNVEAICGASPRMHGLSLGPADLAASRGMKTTRVGGGHPFYGVLADPQEGSTERAFFQQDLWHYTVARMVDACVSHGLRAFYGPFGDLKDEAACEAQFRNAFLMGCTGAWTLAPNQIPIARRVFSPDVNEVLFAKRILEAMPDGSGVAMIDGKMQDDATWKQAKVIVDLARMVAKKDPELAQLYGL